One Thomasclavelia spiroformis DSM 1552 DNA window includes the following coding sequences:
- the lysS gene encoding lysine--tRNA ligase, with protein MEERKFSEQELVRREKLQELIDKGIDPFGQKFDVTAYSKEIKEKYGDKTHEELEEMVVEVKLAGRIMTKRRKGKVCFMHIQDREGQIQLYVRKDAIGEDVYELVKKGDIGDIIGVKGTVFMTNTGECSVKVEEYTHLTKALRPLPEKYHGLTDVEERYRRRYVDLIMNEDARKIAFTRPKIIRSIQHYLDNKGYVEVETPVLNPILGGASARPFVTHHNTLDVNFYLRIATELSLKRLIVGGMDAVYEIGRLFRNEGMDRTHNPEFTTIEVYKAFSDLEGMMDLTEGIISNAANEVCGTYEIEYKGHKISLAPGFKRISMTDAIKEKTGIDFAGDMTFEDAKKLAEEHHIEIEPHYEYGHIINEFFEKYVEETIVDPTFVYGHPVEISPLARKNPEDPRFTQRFELFICGNEYANAFNELNDPDDQYERFANQLKEKELGNDEANEMDLDYVEALEYGLPPTGGMGMGIDRLVMLLTGQESIQEVILFPQMKPRGK; from the coding sequence ATGGAAGAAAGAAAGTTTAGTGAACAGGAATTAGTTCGTCGTGAAAAGTTACAAGAATTAATTGATAAAGGAATTGATCCATTTGGACAAAAATTTGATGTAACAGCATATTCTAAAGAAATTAAAGAAAAATATGGTGATAAAACACATGAAGAATTAGAAGAAATGGTAGTTGAAGTTAAACTTGCAGGAAGAATTATGACTAAACGTCGTAAAGGTAAAGTTTGCTTTATGCATATTCAAGATCGTGAGGGTCAAATTCAATTATATGTTCGTAAAGATGCAATTGGTGAAGATGTATATGAACTTGTAAAAAAAGGTGATATTGGAGATATTATTGGTGTAAAAGGAACAGTGTTTATGACAAATACTGGTGAATGTTCTGTTAAAGTTGAAGAATATACACATTTAACAAAAGCATTACGTCCTTTACCTGAAAAATATCATGGTTTAACTGATGTTGAAGAACGTTATCGTCGTCGTTATGTTGATTTAATCATGAATGAAGATGCTCGTAAAATTGCTTTTACAAGACCAAAAATTATTCGTTCAATTCAACATTATTTGGATAATAAAGGTTATGTAGAAGTAGAAACTCCAGTACTAAATCCAATTTTAGGAGGAGCTAGTGCAAGACCATTTGTTACTCATCATAATACGTTAGATGTAAATTTCTATTTACGTATTGCAACTGAATTATCATTAAAAAGATTAATTGTTGGTGGAATGGATGCTGTTTATGAAATTGGACGTTTATTTAGAAATGAAGGAATGGATCGAACTCATAACCCAGAATTTACAACAATTGAAGTTTATAAAGCATTTAGTGATCTTGAAGGAATGATGGATTTAACGGAAGGAATTATTTCAAATGCTGCAAATGAAGTATGTGGAACTTATGAAATTGAATATAAAGGTCATAAAATTTCATTAGCTCCTGGGTTTAAACGTATTTCAATGACAGATGCTATTAAAGAAAAAACAGGAATTGATTTTGCCGGAGATATGACATTTGAAGATGCTAAAAAATTAGCTGAAGAACATCATATCGAAATTGAACCACATTATGAATATGGTCATATCATTAATGAATTCTTTGAAAAATATGTAGAAGAAACAATTGTAGATCCAACATTTGTTTATGGGCATCCAGTAGAAATTTCACCATTAGCAAGAAAAAATCCGGAAGATCCACGTTTTACACAACGTTTTGAATTATTTATCTGTGGTAATGAATATGCAAATGCTTTTAATGAATTAAATGATCCTGATGATCAATATGAAAGATTTGCTAATCAATTAAAAGAAAAAGAACTTGGAAATGATGAAGCAAACGAAATGGATTTAGATTATGTAGAAGCATTGGAATACGGATTACCACCAACAGGTGGAATGGGTATGGGTATTGATAGACTTGTGATGTTATTAACTGGTCAAGAATCTATCCAAGAAGTTATCTTGTTCCCACAAATGAAACCAAGAGGAAAATAA
- a CDS encoding amino acid ABC transporter ATP-binding protein → MAEKIIEIQHLKKNFGQQEVLKDIKFDIYKGEVISILGSSGSGKSTLLRCINLLEKPDDGKIFYKNENIETQVYNVNKYRANVGMVFQSFNLFNNLTVLENCMIGQRIVLKKSKNEAYITALKYLKKVGMEEFKNKMSTQLSGGQKQRVAIARSLCMHPDVILFDEPTSALDPEMVDDVLNIIRELANEGLTMVVVTHEISFAKDVSSRIIFMDKGIILEDGTAEQIFEHPKHERVKNFLHRKSLSSCIA, encoded by the coding sequence ATGGCTGAAAAAATAATTGAAATTCAACATTTAAAGAAAAATTTTGGTCAACAGGAAGTATTGAAAGATATTAAATTTGATATTTATAAAGGAGAAGTTATAAGTATTCTAGGATCAAGTGGATCAGGAAAAAGTACTTTATTAAGATGTATCAATTTATTAGAAAAACCTGATGATGGAAAAATATTTTATAAAAATGAAAATATTGAAACTCAAGTATATAATGTAAATAAATATCGTGCTAATGTTGGTATGGTTTTTCAAAGTTTTAATCTTTTTAACAATTTAACAGTTTTAGAAAACTGTATGATAGGACAAAGAATTGTACTTAAAAAGAGCAAAAATGAAGCTTATATAACAGCTTTAAAATATTTAAAAAAGGTAGGAATGGAAGAATTTAAAAATAAAATGAGTACTCAATTATCAGGAGGTCAAAAACAAAGAGTTGCTATAGCAAGATCATTGTGCATGCATCCAGATGTTATTTTATTTGATGAGCCAACAAGTGCATTGGATCCAGAAATGGTTGATGATGTATTGAATATTATTAGAGAACTTGCTAATGAAGGTTTGACTATGGTTGTTGTAACTCATGAGATATCATTTGCTAAAGATGTTTCTTCAAGGATTATATTTATGGACAAAGGAATTATTTTAGAAGATGGAACGGCAGAACAAATTTTTGAACATCCTAAGCATGAGCGTGTTAAGAATTTTTTGCATCGAAAATCTCTAAGTTCATGTATTGCTTAA
- the rpsR gene encoding 30S ribosomal protein S18, with amino-acid sequence MAFRKQRMGRKKVCYFTKNNITYIDYKDVELLKRFVSANGKIIPRRVTGTSAKYQRMLATAIKRARQMALLPYVGD; translated from the coding sequence ATGGCATTTAGAAAACAAAGAATGGGAAGAAAAAAAGTATGTTATTTTACAAAAAATAATATCACATATATTGATTATAAAGATGTTGAATTATTAAAAAGATTCGTTTCAGCAAATGGTAAAATTATTCCAAGACGTGTAACTGGAACTAGCGCAAAATATCAAAGAATGTTAGCTACAGCCATTAAACGTGCTCGTCAAATGGCTTTATTACCATACGTTGGAGATTAA
- a CDS encoding IS110 family transposase, whose product MKLVGIDIGKNRHFFCIMDKDTGELIISPTSFANNKEGFDFLVQKLKPYSKSSVLIGMEDTGHYHFALLKYLLDQSFTVALINPKTTDFTRKLQGGITKNDKLDTLTICDVLDTPKRKKQYRITKVDSFDLYEQKQLTRHHHNLKKEINVYTNRLQKCIDVVFPEFNSLFKCKYGTVYMNVLKTFGSAENIASADIRTIRKCFDIKGRGGRISLTAEKLKECAKSSIGISSSAEVIQIKHLISQIELIHDQIAEIDKKIEEFSVQNNSPILSIPGISHFSGTSILAELGEISNYSSARKIIKFAGVAPLHYESSQFTAQHTAITKKGSKYLRKTLYQIILPVINNNPVFKQYYQLKLSQGKGHRCAQGHCVRKLLRIIYHLLTTGQQFDPELLR is encoded by the coding sequence ATGAAGTTAGTTGGAATCGATATTGGAAAAAACAGACACTTCTTTTGCATCATGGATAAAGATACAGGTGAACTTATTATTTCGCCTACTTCTTTTGCCAACAATAAAGAAGGATTTGATTTTCTTGTTCAAAAACTTAAACCTTATTCTAAATCTTCTGTCTTGATTGGTATGGAAGATACCGGACATTATCATTTTGCTTTGTTAAAGTATCTCTTAGATCAAAGTTTTACTGTTGCCTTGATCAATCCCAAAACGACCGATTTCACGCGCAAGCTCCAAGGTGGTATCACGAAAAATGACAAACTTGATACGCTGACTATTTGCGACGTCTTAGATACCCCCAAACGTAAGAAACAGTATCGTATTACAAAGGTTGACAGTTTCGACCTTTATGAACAAAAACAGCTGACTAGACATCATCATAATTTAAAAAAGGAAATAAACGTCTATACAAATCGTTTACAAAAATGCATTGATGTTGTGTTTCCCGAGTTTAATAGTCTATTCAAGTGCAAGTATGGTACTGTCTACATGAATGTACTTAAAACATTTGGCAGTGCTGAAAATATCGCCAGTGCTGATATCAGAACCATTCGTAAATGTTTTGACATCAAAGGCAGAGGTGGTCGTATCTCTCTGACCGCTGAAAAACTTAAAGAGTGTGCCAAATCTTCTATAGGCATTTCTTCATCTGCAGAAGTGATTCAAATCAAGCATCTCATTAGTCAAATTGAACTTATTCATGATCAAATCGCTGAAATAGATAAAAAAATAGAAGAGTTCTCTGTTCAAAACAACTCTCCTATCCTAAGTATCCCAGGAATTTCTCATTTCTCTGGTACCTCTATTTTAGCCGAATTAGGAGAGATAAGCAACTACTCCAGCGCAAGAAAAATCATTAAATTTGCAGGAGTCGCTCCTTTGCATTATGAATCCAGTCAGTTTACTGCACAGCATACCGCTATTACAAAGAAAGGATCTAAATACTTGAGAAAGACCTTATATCAAATCATACTGCCTGTGATCAACAATAATCCAGTATTCAAACAGTATTATCAATTGAAGCTTTCTCAAGGCAAGGGACATCGTTGTGCTCAGGGACATTGTGTAAGAAAGTTGCTTAGAATCATTTATCATCTATTAACTACAGGTCAGCAGTTTGACCCTGAACTCCTGAGATAG
- the ssb gene encoding single-stranded DNA-binding protein, which translates to MINRVVLVGRMTRDPELRRTPQGDAVTSFTLAVNRNYTSRDGQQQADFINCVVWRKPAENVERYCSKGSLVGVEGRIQTRSYDNSQGQKVYVVEVICDSVQFLETRAARERAQSQPQMQQNNDNFYDMKTVELEKEFDNSFNTYDIMEDDIQF; encoded by the coding sequence ATGATAAATAGAGTAGTCTTAGTTGGACGTATGACTAGAGATCCTGAGCTTAGAAGAACACCTCAAGGTGATGCAGTTACATCATTTACTTTAGCAGTAAATCGTAACTACACTAGTAGAGATGGTCAACAACAAGCTGATTTTATCAATTGTGTTGTTTGGCGTAAACCAGCTGAGAATGTTGAAAGATATTGTTCTAAAGGAAGTTTAGTTGGAGTTGAAGGTAGAATTCAAACTCGTAGCTATGATAATTCACAAGGACAAAAAGTTTATGTAGTTGAGGTAATTTGTGATAGTGTTCAGTTTTTAGAAACTAGAGCTGCTCGTGAAAGAGCTCAATCTCAACCACAAATGCAACAAAATAATGATAATTTCTATGATATGAAAACAGTGGAATTAGAAAAAGAATTTGATAATTCTTTTAATACATATGATATCATGGAAGATGATATTCAGTTTTAA
- a CDS encoding alanine/glycine:cation symporter family protein — protein MQNFLSILNEFLYSNILILLLVVTGLYFSIKTKFVQFRLFPEGIRLLKEKSKHENSVSSFQALMISTASRVGTGNIAGVATALAAGGPGSIFWMWLTAFIGGASAFIESTLAQVYKEKDGEAFRGGPAYYIEKALKKRWLGIVFSCLLIACFIFGFNPLQAYNVSSAVEYYFENNQVVSVIIGIILALITALVIFGGVHRIGIISSTVVPIMAVLYILIGLYITLTNIDKLPTIFADIFSQAFDFNAIIGGFSGSCVMYGIKRGLFSNEAGMGSAPNAGATADVSHPVKQGLVQTISVFIDTILICSTTAFMLLNYGTDSGLTGMPYVQQAIFVEIGEYGIHFITISIFLFAFSSLIGNYCYAESNLKFIINNKKILFIFRIITIIVIFLGAQANFNTIWNLADILMGFMAILNIIVILFLGKIAIKCLNDYCCQKKSNIDPVFNPEKLNIKGTTYWNEINLKKQKN, from the coding sequence ATGCAAAATTTTCTTAGCATATTAAATGAATTCTTATATAGCAATATTTTAATTTTGTTACTTGTAGTAACAGGTTTATATTTTTCAATAAAAACCAAATTTGTGCAATTTAGATTATTTCCTGAAGGTATTCGTTTATTAAAGGAAAAATCAAAACATGAAAACAGTGTTTCATCATTTCAAGCTTTGATGATTTCTACTGCTTCAAGAGTTGGTACAGGTAATATTGCTGGTGTTGCTACTGCTTTAGCTGCAGGTGGCCCTGGTTCTATTTTTTGGATGTGGCTAACTGCTTTTATTGGAGGTGCTAGTGCTTTTATTGAGTCAACTTTAGCTCAAGTATATAAAGAAAAAGATGGCGAGGCTTTTAGAGGAGGGCCAGCTTATTATATTGAAAAAGCTTTAAAGAAACGTTGGTTAGGAATTGTTTTTTCTTGTCTATTGATTGCTTGTTTTATTTTTGGTTTTAATCCACTGCAAGCTTATAATGTTAGTAGTGCGGTTGAATATTATTTTGAAAATAATCAAGTAGTAAGTGTTATTATCGGTATTATTTTAGCTCTTATAACTGCATTAGTTATCTTTGGTGGTGTACATCGAATTGGAATTATTAGTTCCACTGTTGTTCCAATTATGGCTGTTTTATATATATTGATAGGGCTATATATTACACTTACTAATATTGATAAACTTCCTACAATTTTTGCTGATATATTTAGTCAAGCATTTGATTTTAATGCTATAATTGGTGGGTTTAGTGGTTCTTGTGTAATGTATGGAATAAAAAGAGGTTTATTTTCAAATGAAGCAGGAATGGGTTCAGCTCCAAATGCTGGAGCTACTGCTGATGTTTCTCATCCTGTTAAACAAGGACTAGTTCAAACCATTTCTGTTTTCATTGACACTATTTTAATTTGTTCTACTACAGCATTTATGTTATTAAATTATGGAACAGATTCAGGATTAACAGGTATGCCATATGTTCAACAAGCAATTTTTGTAGAGATTGGTGAGTATGGTATACACTTTATAACAATTTCAATATTTTTATTTGCTTTTTCATCTTTAATTGGAAATTATTGTTATGCTGAAAGTAATCTAAAATTTATTATTAATAATAAAAAGATTTTATTTATTTTTAGAATTATTACTATCATTGTTATTTTCCTTGGAGCGCAAGCTAATTTTAATACTATTTGGAATTTAGCCGATATATTAATGGGCTTTATGGCTATTTTAAATATTATCGTAATTTTATTTCTTGGCAAGATTGCTATTAAATGTTTAAATGATTATTGCTGTCAAAAGAAATCTAATATAGATCCTGTTTTTAACCCAGAAAAATTAAATATAAAAGGAACTACATATTGGAATGAAATTAATTTAAAAAAACAAAAAAATTAA
- a CDS encoding amino acid ABC transporter permease has translation MSIDFNKAWEIFVSNFPQFLYGIEITVLYAIVGTAIGLLIGLLVGTIRAIEINEQDPVIIKSLKKILKLITGFYLWVFRGTPMLVQAMFLYYLLKPILGWTGITAGLVIISINTGAYMAEIIRSGIQSVDIGQTEAAKSIGMSTVQTFRKIVLPQAIKNSFPSIGNQLIINIKDSSMLNVISVTEVYFQSTSIAGSTYQYTETFFITMIIYLILTTIASLIMNYFERRMCRVHVKGEY, from the coding sequence ATGAGTATTGATTTTAATAAAGCATGGGAAATATTTGTTAGTAATTTTCCGCAATTTCTATATGGTATAGAGATTACTGTTTTATATGCTATTGTAGGAACTGCAATTGGTTTATTAATAGGCTTGTTAGTTGGTACTATACGGGCTATTGAAATTAATGAACAAGATCCAGTTATTATTAAGAGTTTGAAAAAAATATTAAAATTGATTACAGGCTTTTATCTTTGGGTATTTCGAGGGACACCAATGCTTGTACAAGCAATGTTCTTGTATTATTTATTAAAACCAATATTAGGATGGACAGGGATAACAGCTGGTTTAGTTATTATTTCAATTAATACTGGTGCATATATGGCTGAGATTATAAGATCTGGTATTCAATCTGTAGATATTGGGCAGACTGAAGCAGCTAAAAGTATTGGTATGTCAACAGTACAAACTTTTAGAAAAATTGTTTTACCACAAGCTATAAAGAATTCATTTCCTTCTATAGGAAATCAGTTAATTATTAATATTAAAGATAGTTCAATGTTAAATGTAATTAGTGTAACAGAAGTTTATTTTCAGTCTACATCTATTGCTGGATCAACTTATCAATATACAGAAACATTTTTTATCACAATGATTATTTATTTAATTTTAACAACAATAGCTTCATTGATTATGAATTATTTTGAAAGAAGAATGTGTAGGGTACATGTTAAGGGGGAATATTAA
- a CDS encoding NAD(P)/FAD-dependent oxidoreductase, with the protein MNKNYDVVVVGAGPAGIMACYELYLKQPELKVLLIDKGQDVMNRHCPIKEKKIKSCPIIKNNEPGCLPACSITAGFGGAGAYSDGKFNITSEFGGWLTDYLSTDEVEDIIQYVDNLYLKHGATKEITDPTTDKVKEIEHRGYAVGLKLLRAKVRHLGTEENLRIMTEMSTKLKEHIDMLFKTAVKEVLVEDNHAKGVILENGEVINAKKVVLAPGRDGSAWLTKVLKKHGLELYNNQVDIGVRVETSNIVMEEINNSLYEGKFIYNTSVGTKVRTFCSNPSGHVVIENHSGTMLANGHAYHDPKLGSKNTNFALLVSHTFSEPFNEPNEFAHEVSRLANKLSNGSVMVQRYGDIKRGRRTTEKRLKEGYTVPTLKEAVPGDLGLVLPYNTMKSIIEMIEALDKVTPGIANEHTLLYGVEAKFYSARPKVREGFECEIDDLYVAGDGAGLTRGLAQAGANGIIVARHIIDHIK; encoded by the coding sequence ATGAACAAAAATTATGATGTTGTGGTTGTTGGAGCTGGTCCAGCAGGAATTATGGCTTGTTATGAATTATATCTAAAACAACCAGAATTGAAAGTATTGCTTATAGATAAAGGACAAGATGTAATGAATCGTCATTGTCCAATTAAAGAAAAGAAAATAAAATCATGTCCGATTATAAAAAACAATGAGCCTGGATGTTTACCAGCATGTTCAATTACTGCAGGATTTGGAGGAGCTGGTGCATATTCTGATGGCAAATTCAATATTACTAGTGAATTCGGTGGTTGGTTAACTGACTATTTATCTACAGATGAAGTAGAAGATATTATTCAATATGTCGATAATCTTTATTTAAAACATGGTGCAACTAAGGAAATTACAGATCCTACAACAGATAAGGTCAAAGAAATTGAACATCGTGGATATGCTGTTGGATTAAAATTGCTTAGAGCTAAAGTTCGTCATTTAGGAACTGAAGAAAATTTAAGAATAATGACAGAAATGTCTACTAAATTAAAAGAACATATTGATATGTTGTTTAAAACAGCTGTTAAAGAGGTTTTAGTAGAAGATAATCATGCTAAAGGTGTAATTTTAGAAAACGGTGAAGTAATTAATGCTAAAAAAGTTGTTTTAGCACCAGGACGTGATGGTTCAGCTTGGTTGACAAAAGTATTGAAAAAACATGGCTTAGAACTTTATAATAATCAAGTTGATATTGGGGTTCGAGTGGAAACAAGTAATATTGTTATGGAAGAAATTAATAATAGTTTATATGAGGGTAAATTTATATATAATACAAGTGTTGGAACTAAAGTAAGAACATTTTGTTCAAATCCATCAGGACATGTTGTAATTGAAAATCATAGTGGAACAATGTTAGCTAATGGACACGCTTATCATGATCCTAAATTAGGAAGTAAAAATACTAATTTTGCTTTATTAGTATCTCATACATTTAGTGAACCTTTTAATGAACCAAATGAATTTGCTCATGAGGTAAGTCGTTTAGCAAATAAATTATCAAATGGTTCTGTAATGGTTCAAAGATATGGTGATATCAAAAGAGGTAGAAGAACAACAGAAAAACGTTTAAAAGAAGGTTATACTGTTCCAACTCTTAAAGAAGCTGTTCCTGGTGATTTAGGTTTAGTTTTGCCCTATAACACGATGAAATCAATCATAGAAATGATTGAAGCATTAGATAAAGTAACACCTGGTATTGCCAATGAACATACTTTATTATACGGAGTTGAAGCAAAATTTTATTCAGCTCGTCCAAAAGTTCGAGAAGGTTTTGAATGTGAAATTGATGATTTATATGTTGCCGGTGATGGTGCTGGTTTAACAAGAGGATTAGCTCAAGCTGGTGCAAATGGTATTATTGTAGCACGACATATTATTGATCATATTAAATAG
- the ispD gene encoding 2-C-methyl-D-erythritol 4-phosphate cytidylyltransferase, which translates to MNYSAIVLCAGKGSRSGLTYNKMLYRFKNKTVYEMTMDIFLNDERCKQIVVVTKEEELDDLKKLISSKKIDYVFGGKERQDSVYNGLQVVKEDYVLIHDGARPYLKKENIDDILECLNKNNACLLVVPVKDTIKVCMDGNIVKTLPREQLVQAQTPQAFKTELIKRCYQKGKDQNYIATDDASLVEYFENIEVKAVLGSYSNIKITTPDDL; encoded by the coding sequence ATGAATTATAGTGCAATTGTATTATGTGCTGGTAAAGGAAGTAGAAGTGGATTAACTTATAATAAAATGTTATATCGTTTTAAAAATAAAACTGTTTATGAGATGACTATGGATATATTTTTAAATGATGAACGTTGTAAACAAATTGTTGTGGTGACTAAAGAAGAAGAACTTGATGATTTAAAAAAATTAATTTCGTCAAAAAAAATAGATTATGTTTTTGGCGGTAAAGAACGTCAAGATAGTGTTTATAATGGTTTGCAAGTAGTTAAAGAAGATTATGTTTTAATTCACGATGGAGCTAGACCATACTTAAAAAAAGAAAATATTGATGACATATTGGAATGTTTAAATAAAAATAATGCTTGTTTATTAGTAGTACCTGTCAAAGATACAATTAAAGTATGTATGGATGGTAATATTGTGAAAACTTTACCAAGAGAACAATTAGTTCAAGCTCAAACTCCACAAGCATTTAAAACAGAGTTGATAAAAAGATGCTATCAAAAAGGAAAAGATCAAAACTATATTGCTACTGATGATGCATCTTTAGTTGAATATTTCGAAAATATTGAAGTAAAAGCAGTTTTAGGTAGTTATAGTAATATTAAAATAACTACACCAGATGATCTATAA
- a CDS encoding Na/Pi cotransporter family protein: MLSLAIFLYAIHSMSSSLDTLANDKLKKILYNLTSNKYLGVLIGTVITAIIHSSSATSVILISLLNSHLITLNQATWIILGANIGTTFTGLLIAFDIGKFTIYLCIIGIILMFFKSKLFYLGKTTLALGLIFLAMAGMSKSISPLQYSPYFINLFSKLNNPITAMLAGTIFTAIIQSSTASVAVLQTIYQKGLISFSMATNVIYGQNIGTCITALIASINGDLNSKRLTLIHILINLIGAIIFLVTSYFIPFINFVSTLTSNYMMQIAYMHVIFNIVSTIIFLPFDNLLINIVYKIIPNKENLDH; this comes from the coding sequence ATATTAAGTTTAGCCATTTTCTTATATGCCATACATTCAATGTCTTCTAGTCTTGATACCTTAGCTAATGATAAACTAAAAAAAATTCTTTATAACTTAACTTCTAATAAATATTTAGGTGTCTTAATAGGAACAGTAATTACAGCAATAATTCATAGCTCATCTGCAACATCAGTAATTTTAATCAGTTTATTAAATAGTCATCTTATTACTCTTAATCAAGCTACATGGATCATTCTTGGAGCAAATATTGGTACTACATTTACCGGGTTATTAATAGCATTTGATATTGGTAAATTTACAATATATTTATGTATTATAGGAATTATTTTGATGTTTTTTAAAAGTAAATTATTTTATCTTGGTAAAACAACATTAGCTTTAGGTTTGATTTTTTTAGCAATGGCTGGTATGTCAAAATCAATTTCTCCTTTACAATACTCTCCTTATTTTATTAATTTATTTTCAAAATTAAATAATCCAATTACAGCAATGTTAGCAGGAACAATCTTTACTGCCATTATCCAAAGCTCAACTGCTTCAGTTGCTGTTTTACAAACAATATATCAAAAAGGATTAATTAGTTTTTCAATGGCTACTAATGTTATTTATGGACAAAATATTGGTACTTGTATTACTGCATTAATTGCTTCAATAAATGGTGATTTAAATTCTAAACGTCTTACTCTTATTCATATTCTAATAAATTTAATTGGTGCAATTATTTTTTTAGTTACATCGTATTTTATTCCTTTTATTAATTTTGTTTCTACACTTACTTCTAATTACATGATGCAAATAGCTTATATGCATGTAATATTTAACATTGTTTCGACAATTATATTCTTGCCATTTGATAACCTACTAATAAATATTGTTTATAAAATCATTCCTAACAAAGAAAACTTAGATCATTGA
- the rpsF gene encoding 30S ribosomal protein S6 — MNKYEIMFIVKPDVEEEARNTLIENFKNILTANGGTVDNVDEWGLRDLAYEIQDFKKGYYVVVDTTCTAADVAEFERLSNINSSMLRHLTLRK, encoded by the coding sequence ATGAACAAGTATGAGATTATGTTTATTGTAAAACCTGACGTTGAAGAAGAAGCAAGAAATACTTTAATTGAAAACTTCAAAAATATTTTAACAGCTAACGGTGGAACTGTTGACAACGTTGACGAATGGGGATTACGCGATTTAGCTTATGAAATTCAAGATTTCAAAAAAGGTTACTATGTAGTTGTAGATACAACTTGTACAGCTGCAGATGTTGCTGAATTTGAACGTTTATCAAACATCAATTCATCTATGTTACGTCATTTAACTCTTCGTAAATAG